A genomic window from Sebastes fasciatus isolate fSebFas1 chromosome 7, fSebFas1.pri, whole genome shotgun sequence includes:
- the LOC141771718 gene encoding extracellular calcium-sensing receptor-like → MLGSPEFPLLSKEGDITIGGVFYIQKEMLKTSLSFTDAPEPLICSGMNMIQFHFAQTMIFAIQEINNSSSLLPNISIGYKVFDNCASTLFSTSVVMGLINGQERTLGQTCSGQSSVHAIIGPSDSSSSIGMQQIAGLFQIPMISYYATCACLSNRKEYPSFFRTIPSDYYQSRALAKLVKHFGWTWVGAVRSDNDYGNNGMETFITAARQEGVCIEYSEVISSTDSSGHIARVVRVIQSGSAKVLVAFLSQEIEMLLEEALKQNLTGLQWVGSESWITESPLATKGYSGILTGSLGFTLRKAKIPGLREFLLQVNPSQDPHNNLVREFWEATFGCSFQPSLHGQAQCSGSERLEDINNPFTDVSELRISNNVYKAVYAVAHALHNMLKCGQSGEVVNQSCIWKDFLEPKEIVKHLQDVNFTLQSGETVGFDENGDPAATYELLNWQRNQAGDTVFVAVGSYDASLPNGKQFIMNGINTTWAAGSPKRPQSVCSESCLPGFRQAVIKGKPICCFSCIACADGEISNSSNSAECSRCPLEYWSNEDHSQCVPKVIEFLSYGETMGALLAAFSLVGASLTLGISCVFFRFRHTPLVKASNSELSFLLLFSLTLCFLCSLTFIGRPSEWSCMLRHTAFGITFVLCMSCILAKTMAVVNAFNANRPSNTVLQCSAPLQRTSVLSCTLLQVLVCVLWLTLAPPFPYKNTAHATERIILECDLGSPIGFWAVLGYIGLLAVLCFVFAFLARKLPDNFNEAKFITFSMLIFCAVWITFIPAYVSSPGKFTVAVEIFAILASSYGLLLCIFAPKCFIIVLKPELNTKKHLMGKTGSH, encoded by the exons ATGCTGGGTAGCCCAGAGTTTCCTCTGTTATCTAAGGAAGGAGATATCACTATTGGAGGAGTTTTCTACATccaaaaagaaatgttgaagACTTCGCTTTCTTTCACAGATGCTCCAGAACCTCTCATATGCTCCGG gatGAATATGATACAATTTCACTTTGCCCAAACAATGATTTTTGCCATCCAGGAGATCAACAATAGCAGCTCTCTGCTGCCTAATATCTCAATTGGTTATAAGGTGTTTGACAACTGTGCTTCAACACTGTTTTCAACGAGTGTTGTGATGGGTCTAATAAATGGGCAGGAAAGGACTTTGGGTCAAACCTGCTCTGGCCAGTCATCTGTTCATGCCATCATCGGACCCTCCGATTCCTCCTCATCCATTGGGATGCAACAAATTGCAGGGCTTTTCCAAATACCAATG ATCAGTTACTATGCCACTTGTGCTTGTTTGAGTAACAGAAAGGAGTACCCCTCCTTCTTCAGAACCATCCCTAGTGACTACTATCAGAGCAGAGCCTTGGCAAAACTGGTAAAGCACTTTGGCTGGACATGGGTTGGGGCAGTTAGAAGTGACAATGACTATGGTAACAATGGCATGGAAACATTTATCACAGCTGCAAGGCAGGAGGGGGTCTGCATCGAGTACTCAGAGGTCATCTCAAGCACTGACTCCAGTGGGCATATTGCCAGGGTGGTCAGAGTGATCCAAAGCGGCAGTGCAAAGGTTTTAGTTGCCTTCCTCTCCCAGGAGATAGAAATGCTGCTTGAGGAAGCTCTGAAGCAGAACTTAACTGGGCTGCAGTGGGTGGGCAGTGAGTCTTGGATTACGGAAAGTCCTCTGGCCACCAAGGGGTACTCGGGAATCCTGACAGGATCTCTGGGTTTCACCCTCCGAAAAGCAAAGATCCCAGGCCTGAGAGAATTTCTTTTGCAGGTTAACCCAAGTCAAGACCCTCATAATAATCTGGTGAGAGAGTTCTGGGAAGCCACATTTGGTTGCAGTTTCCAACCCAGTCTGCATGGTCAGGCCCAGTGCTCTGGTTCTGAAAGACTAGAGGACATCAACAATCCTTTCACAGATGTGTCAGAACTAAGGATATCCAACAATGTGTATAAGGCTGTGTATGCTGTGGCTCATGCCTTGCATAACATGTTGAAATGTGGACAAAGTGGTGAAGTGGTGAATCAGTCCTGTATCTGGAAAGATTTTTTAGAGCCAAAAGAG ATTGTGAAACACCTCCAAGATGTGAATTTCACCCTTCAGTCAGGAGAAACTGTGGGTTTTGATGAAAACGGAGACCCTGCAGCAACTTATGAGCTGTTGAACTGGCAAAGAAACCAAGCAGGAGATACTGTGTTTGTGGCTGTAGGGAGCTACGATGCCTCACTACCGAATGGAAAGCAGTTTATCATGAACGGAATAAACACAACATGGGCTGCCGGATCCCCAAAG AGGCCACAGTCTGTCTGCAGTGAGAGTTGTCTGCCAGGTTTCCGGCAGGCTGTGATTAAAGGCAAACCCATCTGCTGTTTCTCCTGCATCGCCTGTGCTGATGGAGAAATCAGTAACTCCAGCA ATTCTGCCGAGTGTTCACGGTGTCCACTGGAGTACTGGTCAAATGAAGATCACAGCCAGTGTGTTCCAAAGGTGATCGAGTTCCTATCTTACGGAGAAACCATGGGCGCCCTCCTCGCTGCTTTCTCATTGGTCGGAGCAAGTTTAACACTGGGGATATCATGTGTCTTCTTTCGCTTTCGTCACACACCGCTCGTCAAAGCCAGTAACTCTGAGCtgagcttcctgctgctcttctccTTGACTCTTTGTTTCCTATGCTCTCTGACCTTCATCGGCCGGCCCTCTGAGTGGTCCTGCATGCTACGACACACAGCATTCGGCATCACCTTTGTCCTGTGCATGTCTTGTATCTTGGCTAAAACCATGGCAGTGGTGAACGCCTTTAATGCTAATAGGCCATCGAACACAGTTCTTCAGTGCTCTGCTCCGCTTCAGAGAACAAGCGTTCTCAGCTGTACTTTACTGCAGGTGTTAGTTTGTGTGCTGTGGTTAACTCTTGCCCCGCCATTCccctacaaaaatacagctcATGCCACTGAAAGGATTATTCTAGAGTGTGATTTAGGTTCACCTATCGGGTTCTGGGCTGTGCTGGGGTATATAGGACTCCTGGCTGTGCTGTGCTTCGTCTTCGCTTTTCTGGCTCGAAAGTTACCTGATAATTTCAATGAAGCCAAATTCATCACTTTCAGCATGCTGATATTCTGTGCAGTCTGGATCACATTTATCCCAGCGTATGTCAGCTCTCCTGGGAAGTTCACTGTGGCTGTGGAGATATTTGCTATTTTAGCCTCCAGTTATGGACTACTTCTCTGTATATttgcaccaaagtgctttaTTATTGTTCTCAAACCTGAattgaacacaaaaaaacatctgatggGGAAAACAGGATCCcattaa
- the LOC141770765 gene encoding extracellular calcium-sensing receptor-like yields the protein MVLCEMLGSPEFPLLSKEGDITIGGVFYIQKEMLKTSLSFTNAPEPLICSGMNMIQFHFAQTMIFAIQEINNSSSLLPNISIGYKVFGNCASTLFSTSVVMGLINGQERTLGQTCSGQSSVHAIIGPSDSSSSIGMQQIAGLFQIPMISYYATCACLSNRKEYPSFFRTIPSDYYQSRALAKLVKHFGWTWVGAVRSDNDYGNNGMDTFITAARQEGVCIEYSEVISRTDSSGHIARVVRVIQSGSAKVLVAFLSQETKMLLEEALKQNLTGLQWVGSESWITASHLATKRYSGILTGSLGFTIRKTKIPGLREFLLQVNPSQDPHNNLVREFWEATFGCSFQPSLHGQTQCSGSERLEDINNPFTDVSELRISNNVYKAVYAVAHALHNMLKCGQSGEAVNQSCIWKDFLEPKEVVKHLQNVNFTLQSGETVGFDENGDPTATYELVNWQRNQAGDIVFVAVGSYDASFPKGRQFIMNGINTTWAAGSPKRPQSVCSESCLPGFRQAVIKGKPICCFSCIACADGEISNSSNSAECSECPLEYWSNEDHSQCVPKVIEFLSYGETMGALLAAFSLFGASLTLVVSCVFFHFRHTPLVKASNSELSFLLLFSLTLCFLCSLTFIGRPSEWSCMLRHTAFGITFALCMSCILAKTMAVVNAFKAKRPSNTVPQCSAPLQRTSVLSFTLLQVLVCVLWLTLAPPFPYKNTAHATERIILECDLGSPIGFWVVLGYIGLLAVLCFVFAFLARKLPDNFNEAKFITFSMLIFCAVWITFIPAYVSSPGKFTVAVEIFAILASSYGLLLCIFAPKCFIIVLKPELNTKKHLMGKT from the exons ATGGTGCTCTGTGAGATGCTGGGAAGCCCAGAGTTTCCTCTGTTATCTAAGGAAGGAGATATCACTATTGGAGGAGTTTTCTACATccaaaaagaaatgttgaagACTTCGCTTTCTTTCACAAATGCTCCAGAACCTCTCATATGCTCCGG gatGAATATGATACAATTTCACTTTGCCCAAACAATGATTTTTGCCATCCAGGAGATCAACAATAGCAGCTCTCTGCTGCCTAATATCTCAATTGGTTATAAGGTGTTTGGCAACTGTGCTTCAACACTGTTTTCAACGAGTGTTGTGATGGGTCTAATAAATGGGCAGGAAAGGACTTTGGGTCAAACCTGCTCTGGCCAGTCATCTGTTCATGCCATCATCGGACCCTCCGATTCCTCCTCATCCATTGGGATGCAACAAATTGCAGGGCTTTTCCAAATACCAATG ATCAGTTACTATGCCACTTGTGCTTGTCTGAGTAACAGAAAGGAGTACCCCTCCTTCTTCAGAACCATCCCTAGTGACTACTATCAGAGCAGAGCCTTGGCAAAACTGGTAAAGCACTTTGGCTGGACATGGGTTGGGGCAGTTAGAAGTGACAATGACTATGGTAACAATGGCATGGACACATTTATCACAGCTGCAAGACAGGAGGGGGTCTGCATCGAGTACTCAGAGGTCATCTCAAGGACTGACTCCAGTGGGCATATTGCCAGGGTGGTCAGAGTGATCCAAAGCGGCAGTGCAAAGGTTTTAGTTGCCTTCCTCTCCCAGGAGACAAAAATGCTGCTTGAGGAAGCTCTGAAGCAGAACTTAACTGGGCTGCAGTGGGTGGGCAGTGAGTCCTGGATTACGGCAAGTCATCTGGCCACCAAGAGGTACTCGGGAATCCTGACAGGATCTCTGGGCTTCACCATCCGAAAAACAAAGATCCCAGGCCTGAGAGAATTTCTTTTGCAGGTTAACCCAAGTCAAGACCCTCATAATAATCTGGTGAGAGAGTTCTGGGAAGCCACATTTGGTTGCAGTTTCCAACCCAGTCTGCATGGTCAGACCCAGTGCTCTGGTTCTGAAAGACTAGAGGACATCAACAATCCTTTCACAGATGTGTCAGAACTAAGGATATCCAACAATGTGTATAAGGCTGTGTATGCTGTGGCTCATGCCTTGCATAACATGTTGAAATGTGGACAAAGTGGTGAAGCGGTGAATCAGTCCTGTATCTGGAAAGATTTTTTAGAGCCAAAAGAG GTTGTGAAACACCTCCAAAATGTGAATTTCACCCTTCAGTCAGGAGAAACTGTGGGTTTTGATGAAAACGGAGACCCTACAGCAACTTATGAACTGGTGAACTGGCAGAGAAACCAAGCAGGAGATATTGTGTTTGTGGCTGTAGGGAGCTACGATGCCTCATTTCCGAAAGGAAGACAGTTTATCATGAACGGAATAAACACAACATGGGCTGCCGGATCCCCAAAG AGGCCACAGTCTGTCTGCAGTGAGAGTTGTCTGCCAGGTTTCCGGCAGGCTGTGATTAAAGGCAAACCCATCTGCTGTTTCTCCTGCATCGCCTGTGCTGATGGAGAGATCAGTAACTCCAGCA ATTCTGCCGAGTGTTCAGAGTGTCCACTGGAGTACTGGTCAAATGAAGATCACAGCCAGTGTGTTCCAAAGGTGATCGAGTTCCTATCTTACGGAGAAACCATGGGCGCCCTCCTCGCTGCTTTCTCGTTGTTCGGAGCAAGTTTAACACTGGTGGTGTCATGTGTCTTCTTTCACTTTCGTCACACACCTCTCGTCAAAGCCAGCAACTCTGAGCtgagcttcctgctgctcttctccttgactctgtgtttcctgtgctCTCTGACCTTCATAGGCCGGCCCTCTGAGTGGTCCTGCATGCTGCGACACACAGCATTCGGCATCACCTTTGCCCTGTGCATGTCTTGTATCTTGGCTAAAACCATGGCAGTGGTGAACGCCTTTAAGGCTAAAAGGCCCTCAAACACAGTCCCTCAGTGCTCTGCTCCGCTTCAGAGAACAAGCGTTCTCAGCTTTACTTTGCTGCAGGTGTTAGTTTGTGTGCTGTGGTTAACTCTTGCCCCGCCATTCccctacaaaaatacagctcATGCCACTGAAAGGATTATTCTAGAGTGTGATTTAGGTTCACCTATTGGGTTCTGGGTTGTGTTGGGGTATATAGGACTCCTGGCTGTGCTCTGCTTCGTCTTCGCTTTTCTGGCTCGAAAGCTGCCTGATAATTTCAATGAAGCTAAATTCATCACCTTCAGCATGCTGATATTCTGTGCAGTCTGGATCACATTTATCCCAGCGTATGTCAGCTCTCCTGGGAAGTTCACTGTGGCTGTGGAGATATTTGCTATTTTAGCCTCCAGTTATGGACTACTTCTCTGTATATttgcaccaaagtgctttaTTATTGTTCtcaaacctgaactgaacacaaaaaaacatctgatggGGAAAACATGA